The following are encoded together in the Candidatus Krumholzibacteriia bacterium genome:
- a CDS encoding peptidyl-prolyl cis-trans isomerase, translating into MSPHFPSPRRLVALAAAFVAAGAIGCSSPEKSEIEVARVGDRTIMLDYFERTMNRMDPKFIPSDINTQQGREEVLDVMINKEVMAMKAEELGMDADGSADEQAEMVTRLKAVQKMSEDVEAPAQDPTEEDILDYYEKFPRKLDVSYMLFDWEEEAWEAKRLVEGGENWNDVARRLEAGAPNQQTDDYSLAMTYGTIADDLEYEVFQLPTGQVSDPIDSIYGWFLIRVDEVSMQRVPPLEEIRDRVRESVIKQESALLKVEFIDQVFEKYALTINDEAMKIVWDALPPDASLQPPTPQEELEPLVIDSRYYDEVLISYADRTIDLREYVDIFNESSVFGRPRKERGVGTFRRMLKEDAIRYLMPIEAEARGYLEDPAIQDAYKNRREQAMVTRLHRELVSDEVKVSAEEIEAYWAEHSDDWIKPERREIVALVAATETDAISARIDVQGGMSWEEAVEKYCIESDIKTNGGEFGVVTPNAETPFRDIAFGLQSEGDISSPTQIGDGQWALARLETLLPREEPLLDEVRSDVGRRVRGIKEEELFQEKVAEWRTDYGVETSPEHLMKATYAPVEEEDPQGIPVNFGR; encoded by the coding sequence ATGTCGCCCCACTTCCCTTCCCCTCGCCGTCTGGTCGCCCTGGCCGCCGCCTTCGTCGCTGCCGGCGCGATCGGGTGTTCGTCCCCGGAGAAGAGCGAGATCGAGGTCGCCCGCGTCGGGGACCGCACGATCATGCTCGACTACTTCGAGCGCACGATGAACCGGATGGACCCCAAGTTCATCCCCTCGGACATCAACACCCAGCAAGGCCGTGAAGAGGTCCTCGACGTCATGATCAACAAAGAGGTCATGGCGATGAAGGCCGAGGAGCTGGGCATGGACGCCGACGGCAGTGCCGACGAGCAGGCCGAGATGGTGACCCGGCTCAAGGCTGTCCAGAAGATGAGCGAGGACGTCGAAGCCCCGGCGCAGGACCCGACCGAAGAGGACATTCTCGACTACTACGAGAAGTTCCCGCGCAAGCTCGACGTGAGCTACATGCTCTTCGACTGGGAAGAGGAAGCGTGGGAGGCCAAGCGCCTGGTCGAGGGTGGCGAGAACTGGAACGACGTGGCCCGGCGTCTCGAGGCCGGCGCGCCGAATCAGCAGACCGACGACTACTCGCTCGCCATGACCTACGGCACGATCGCCGACGACCTCGAGTACGAGGTCTTCCAGCTCCCCACGGGCCAGGTCAGCGATCCGATCGATTCCATCTACGGTTGGTTCCTGATCCGGGTCGACGAGGTGTCGATGCAGCGCGTTCCGCCCCTCGAGGAGATCCGCGATCGCGTGCGCGAGAGCGTGATCAAGCAGGAGAGCGCGCTGCTCAAGGTCGAGTTCATCGATCAGGTCTTCGAGAAGTACGCTCTGACGATCAACGACGAGGCCATGAAGATCGTCTGGGACGCGCTGCCGCCGGACGCTTCGCTGCAGCCGCCGACACCGCAGGAGGAACTCGAGCCCCTGGTGATCGATTCGAGGTACTACGACGAGGTTTTGATCAGCTACGCCGACCGCACGATCGATCTGCGCGAGTACGTCGACATCTTCAACGAGAGCAGCGTGTTCGGACGTCCGCGCAAGGAGCGCGGGGTGGGCACCTTCCGTCGCATGCTCAAGGAGGACGCGATCCGCTACCTGATGCCGATCGAGGCCGAGGCCCGGGGCTATCTGGAGGATCCGGCCATCCAGGACGCGTACAAGAACCGGCGGGAGCAGGCCATGGTCACGCGGCTGCACCGCGAACTCGTCTCCGACGAGGTCAAGGTCTCGGCCGAGGAGATCGAGGCCTACTGGGCCGAGCACTCCGACGACTGGATCAAGCCCGAGCGTCGCGAGATCGTCGCCCTGGTCGCCGCGACCGAGACCGACGCCATTTCCGCCCGCATCGACGTGCAGGGTGGCATGTCCTGGGAGGAAGCCGTCGAGAAGTACTGCATCGAGAGCGACATCAAGACGAACGGGGGAGAATTCGGCGTCGTGACCCCGAATGCAGAGACTCCGTTCCGCGACATCGCCTTCGGTCTGCAGTCCGAGGGTGACATCTCCTCGCCGACCCAGATCGGTGACGGTCAGTGGGCGCTGGCCCGCCTCGAGACACTCCTCCCCCGCGAGGAGCCGTTGCTCGACGAGGTCCGCTCGGACGTCGGTCGTCGGGTCCGCGGCATCAAGGAAGAAGAGCTCTTCCAGGAGAAGGTCGCCGAGTGGCGGACGGACTACGGGGTCGAGACCTCCCCCGAGCACCTGATGAAGGCGACCTACGCCCCGGTCGAGGAAGAAGACCCGCAGGGCATTCCCGTGAACTTCGGACGATAG